The Tenebrio molitor chromosome 5, icTenMoli1.1, whole genome shotgun sequence genome has a segment encoding these proteins:
- the LOC138131462 gene encoding uncharacterized protein isoform X2, producing MAEGTFSFRDGTVDFGKDYEYLISAYYSLVFSLNDEVVNFKMSTNNDDMGDFDDVVMEIELKNDEQHVFALQLKHIVRPIAQIHLVTNNKKFSLKKYSKEFKKVKTNYDKSQSYSAAFQNFHFILFSNSVLEKYEEIGEDWTKLEPIADGKKIDSDILIRKFDDCFEKKFLNFGESDSGINYKIKCDKEGSPDEEFFSQFSFYTKQKTAKETESLIAHIILNTFKNCNSSVVINYLNYFSYWCRRDFGAFKLTKKDVRMKLAELLLTPHIPEPNIEELKRLSEIKTLLVLGILLHFDMVILKKPSDEVLNKIWSIFLQEFLSKSKEWTKPISGRYIKDMVNVPISALSENFNEISLKKLYIILWQKGTLPLILKVGKDAPEQQHILQAIKLCESKGKKKKFVLVEEIYLEDTSNWTIFRNLSDLRSENLYNVVINRLPVSVQGRPSILLRELLQIDESLVNSITMEEIVLMLDGNFLIGDDCKKHFPKYYVPRQVPKILINSEIIDELDDLFVVSYSDDVENIHTNFNVNTVDISKYLILKPQRGSTSYKPKQFLASYLVNIEKKEQVMNSKFIILAKGGCPKEQFHEISLMNSTKNCHHVHFYDNQRFEWIESRGSTSEIQNYQLNSKELKSEDFVQDSDVFTHFDNKINVICADPGMGKSIMMKFLKFNCPLSFWVVMVNLSEHTGFFKKKHNVQEILTYFLKIEGRNVLAEHVVTLLSSKKQLIFLWDGFDELPKESIEGVISAVKNLALEGYSQWLSARSNSKNFLQETFQTLALTITQFSQENQYQYLYRHLVDKYEDEKRVHDIIYKMDFGYFDYTGIPLQIHMVVEIYLRQPEDQIDKVLVFTLTDMYEKFIKGRFDTMFEKAEADPENHYMQQIREQYVNVQLPLYEIAAVKASFAEELLRNLNLNCDELLNELQESEDSLGLIVGMNDEKKLIFAHKTYEEFLAASWLARNCHTHTDLVAALFQEKHNNIRFMFDMILAKDSPVHLAVLYRNMEVLAMNEDQIENCMDNAGRNPLHIACSWGRRHPLIRVMENSSEEITVERNSEINQQKFLNIMHGLNQIKPNISKCIGILTDPKSMGAADKYFNNLYQQVGESSILENNSETVTICAETLVPVVPEDTSCLEIVSFLLDHKCNALESDQLLSWNAFHYADHTLSLAAINLMLKRVQINSELLSNYNHVPTLLHYSVAFLYDELFELVDKVPYIVYKYPFGTSSLLDLATATNNLHAVSTLLQYNCYKDVVNMQSAFSDNPLSTATFHGNLEMIDVLLENGCKVNDHKVPPIHGAVFGNKIQCYKKLLKAGADVNALLPDGDSPLIIAATLNQQEIVTLLLQNGADINYGNKERTALDHALKHGVELVQLFLKYKPNLNRQSPDLGYTTLHFACEYDNLDVINCLLEHGADTKIKSKNLLTPLLVAIVNSNKEIALKLIERDPSVVNDCMYEIPIKLSPMIFAVQENFDEVIRALIKHGAHLYNDECNTTPLQIAATKGLDSIVTTLIEVGASVNRPNANGELPLFFAVDNLSTVKILLDNSAEVNAKNKFAMTPLHYAAFRGKLDSVEELIKRGANIDATDESNLTPLFYSIQAKHPNVTKYLLEKDASVAGGEEMMCQAARSDLPECILLLLERGVSVNAKDSNGYTALQNALFHGNSCVKVLVEKGANPNSANSVNNVERSLIMRLPLLSKTDTMQELISAGTDVTIMSLNALHYSVFLGDIFSTVVLIRNGIDVNITDVSGATPLHYVCENNQKTKFLKELITSRDNNICINYNAEDCAKELLANGADVNRKDNKGCSPLHFACRHGENDLVRLFIEHGADVNASTNEKITALHVCYASDNPEGGDILLENGADLNAIDAWGRTPLSYVMDQIHAKGFDNLTLLHKLVRLGANIDSPDQGGFTLLHKACKEGNSELVNYLLSNGANIEAETNQGSTPIFYACDGLQKEIVTTLARKCEVNIQNIDGNALLQFADLKDDEPIMKLLLKAGSDANIQNNNKFTALHLTHQFGEYINSKILLKAGTTINQKGCHI from the exons ATGGCGGAAGGA acCTTTTCCTTTCGGGATGGGACCGTCGATTTTGGAAAAGACTACGAATATTTGATTTCGGCCTACTACTCCCTCGTTTTCAGTCTCAACGACGAAGTAGTCAACTTTAAAATGTCAACGAACAACGATGACATGGGAGATTTTGACGACGTGGTCATGGAAATTGAACTGAAAAATGACGAGCAACATGTCTTCGCGTTGCAACTGAAACATATTGTGAGACCAATCGCACAGATCCACTTAGTTACCAACAACAAGAAATTCAGCCTGAAGAAGTACagtaaagaatttaaaaaagtaaagaCTAATTACGACAAATCTCAGTCCTACAGTGCcgcttttcaaaattttcatttcattttattcaGCAATTCGGTCTTAGAAAAATATGAAGAAATTGGTGAAGACTGGACAAAATTGGAACCCATTGCTGATGGCAAAAAAATTGATTCGGACATATTGATAAGAAAATTTGACGATTGTTTCGAAAagaagtttttaaattttggagAATCAGATAGTGGGATCAATTACAAGATAAAATGTGACAAGGAAGGTTCACCGGATGAAGAATTTTTCAGTCAATTCtcgttttacactaaacaaAAAACCGCCAAAGAAACTGAATCTTTGATTGCTCATATCATCTTGAATACTTTCAAAAATTGCAATTCGAGTGTAGTTATCAACTACTTGAATTATTTTAGTTACTGGTGCAGAAGAGATTTCGGAGCTTTCAAGCTCACCAAAAAAGACGTGAGAATGAAATTGGCCGAACTTCTTTTAACTCCCCACATTCCGGAACCGAATATTGAAGAACTTAAACGCCTTTCGGAAATTAAAACTTTGCTGGTTCTTGGAATTTTACTTCATTTCGACATGGTTATCTTAAAAAAACCGTCCGATgaagttttgaataaaatctgGAGTATATTTTTACAagaatttttaagtaaaagcAAAGAATGGACTAAACCCATATCTGGACGTTACATAAAAGACATGGTGAACGTTCCAATATCGGCTTTGAGCgaaaattttaacgaaatctcgttaaaaaaactttacataattttatgGCAGAAAGGTACGCTCCCGTTGATTCTTAAAGTTGGGAAAGATGCTCCAGAACAACAACATATTTTGCAAGCTATAAAATTGTGCGAATCCaaaggaaagaaaaagaaatttgttcTTGTAGAGGAAATCTACTTAGAAGACACCTCAAACTGGActatttttcgaaatttatcagatttgAGAAGTGAGAATCTTTACAATGTTGTAATCAATCGACTACCAGTTTCGGTTCAAGGTCGACCAAGCATACTTCTGAGAGAGCTACTGCAAATTGATGAAAGTTTAGTAAATAGTATTACGATGGAAGAAATTGTTCTCATGTTGGACGGAAATTTTCTTATAGGCGACGACTGCAAGAAACATTTTCCTAAATATTACGTCCCAAGACAAGtgccaaaaattttgataaatagcGAAATCATTGACGAACTTGACGATTTGTTTGTAGTTAGCTATTCTGATGATGTCGAAAATATCCATACGAATTTCAACGTCAACACGGTTGACATAAGTAAATATCTTATTTTGAAACCACAAAGAGGTTCCACCAGTTACAAACCGAAACAGTTTTTGGCTTCTTATTTGGTGAATATTGAAAAGAAGGAACAAGTTATGAATAGCAAGTTTATAATTTTGGCAAAAGGTGGTTGCCCCAAGGAACAGTTCCATGAAATTAGTTTAATGAATTCGACGAAAAATTGTCACCACGTCCATTTTTACGATAACCAAAGATTTGAATGGATAGAAAGTCGAGGAAGCACCAGTGAAATACAAAACTATCAGCTAAACTCTAAAGAATTGAAGTCGGAAGATTTTGTCCAAGACTCGGATGTGTTTACTCATTTCGACAACAAGATCAACGTGATTTGCGCTGACCCAGGGATGGGCAAATCTATCatgatgaaatttttgaaatttaattgtcCCTTATCTTTTTGGGTTGTCATGGTGAACCTCAGCGAGCATACtgggtttttcaaaaaaaaacacaacgttcAAGAAATCTTAacttactttttaaaaattgaaggtAGAAATGTTCTTGCGGAGCACGTCGTCACTCTTTTGTCTTCCAAAAAACAACTGATATTTTTGTGGGACGGCTTCGACGAATTACCAAAGGAAAGCATAGAAGGAGTCATCTCAGCTGTTAAGAATTTGGCTTTGGAGGGATATTCACAATGGTTGTCAGCTCGATCCAATTCGAAAAACTTTCTTCAAGAAACTTTTCAGACTCTCGCATTGACAATAACACAATTCAGTCAAGAAAACCAGTACCAATATCTCTACAGACATTTGGTTGACAAATACGAAGACGAAAAGAGAGTTCATGATATCATTTACAAAATGGACTTTGGATATTTTGATTACACCGGAATTCCTTTACAGATCCACATGGTGGTGGAGATCTATTTGCGTCAACCTGAAGACCAGATCGACAAAGTACTCGTCTTCACTTTAACTGATATGTACGAAAAATTTATCAAGGGTCGCTTCGACACCATGTTCGAAAAAGCTGAAGCTGATCCTGAAAACCACTACATGCAACAAATTCGGGAACAGTATGTGAACGTCCAGTTACCTCTTTACGAGATCGCAGCCGTTAAAGCTTCATTTGCAGAAGAACTACTTCGTAATCTTAACTTGAACTGTGATGAACTATTGAACGAACTACAAGAAAGCGAGGACAGTTTAGGCTTGATAGTTGGAATGAACGAcgaaaaaaaactaatttttgcaCACAAAACTTATGAAGAGTTTCTAGCAGCCTCTTGGCTTGCGAGAAATTGTCACACCCATACAGATCTTGTGGCAGCGTTGTTTCAAGAAAAACATAATAACATCCGATTCATGTTTGATATGATCCTTGCTAAAGACAGTCCCGTCCATCTAGCCGTCTTATACAGAAACATGGAAGTTTTGGCAATGAACGAAGACCAGATTGAAAATTGCATGGATAATGCCGGACGAAATCCTCTACACATAGCGTGTTCTTGGGGGCGTAGGCATCCATTGATTCGGGTAATGGAAAATAGTTCTGAGGAGATAACCGTAGAAAGAAATTCTGAAATAAATCAGCAAAAGTTTCTTAAcatcatgcatggcttaaatcaaataaaaccaAATATATCAAAATGTATAGGAATATTGACAGATCCGAAATCAATGGGCGCTgcagataaatattttaataatttataccAACAAGTTGGGGAATCATCTATTCTGGAAAATAATTCAGAAACAGTAACAATTTGTGCAGAAACTCTTGTCCCAGTTGTCCCAGAAGACACAAGTTGTTTGGAGATTGTCAGTTTCTTGTTAGACCACAAGTGCAACGCTCTAGAATCCGACCAGTTGCTAAGTTGGAACGCCTTTCACTATGCCGACCATACTCTGTCCCTTGCTGCGATCAATCTGATGCTAAAACGTGTCCAAATAAATTCAGAACTACTGAGTAATTACAACCACGTTCCTACGCTTTTGCATTATTCTGTAGCATTTCTATATGACGAACTGTTTGAACTTGTTGACAAAGTACCTTACATAGTGTACAAGTATCCATTCGGAACTTCCAGTTTGTTAGATCTTGCAACAGCAACAAACAATTTGCACGCCGTGTCCACACTTTTGCAATACAATTGTTACAAAGATGTTGTCAACATGCAGAGCGCATTCTCTGATAATCCTCTTAGTACAGCGACTTTTCATGGCAACCTCGAGATGATCGACGTCCTCTTAGAAAACGGTTGCAAAGTAAACGACCATAAAGTGCCTCCAATACATGGTGCTGTTTTCGGCAATAAAATACAATGCTACAAAAAATTACTCAAAGCCGGTGCAGATGTCAACGCCCTTTTACCTGACGGCGATTCGCCTCTGATCATCGCAGCGACATTAAATCAGCAGGAAATCGTAACACTCTTACTTCAAAACGGCGCCGACATCAATTACGGAAATAAAGAGCGTACTGCTTTAGACCATGCTCTGAAACATGGCGTCGAACTGGTGCAGCTCTTTCTGAAATATAAACCTAATCTGAATCGACAAAGTCCAGATCTTGGATACACCACTCTGCATTTTGCGTGCGAGTACGACAACCTAGATGTAATAAACTGTCTGTTAGAACATGGTGCCGACACCAAAATTAAATCGAAGAACTTACTGACGCCTCTCCTCGTAGCAATCGTGAACAGTAATAAGGAAATCGCTTTAAAACTAATTGAAAGAGATCCGAGTGTTGTCAACGATTGCATGTACGAGATTCCAATCAAGTTGAGTCCAATGATTTTTGCTGTTCAAGAAAATTTTGACGAAGTCATTCGAGCGTTGATCAAACACGGTGCTCATTTGTATAACGATGAATGCAACACTACTCCTTTGCAGATTGCAGCTACCAAGGGTCTCGATTCGATTGTAACAACTTTGATCGAAGTGGGAGCTTCAGTGAACAGACCTAATGCAAATGGAGAATTGCCATTATTTTTTGCCGTAGATAATCTAAGCACAGTAAAGATTCTTCTCGATAATTCTGCTGAAGTGAACGCCAAGAACAAATTCGCAATGACACCTCTCCATTATGCAGCGTTTCGGGGTAAATTAGACTCTGTCGAAGAACTGATCAAGAGAGGAGCAAATATAGATGCCACAGATGAATCCAATTTAACGCCTTTGTTCTATTCTATTCAAGCAAAGCATCCAAATGTGACAAAATACCTATTGGAGAAGGATGCCAGCGTTGCCGGCGGTGAAGAGATGATGTGTCAAGCAGCACGGTCAGATCTTCCTGAATGTATACTTCTTCTATTAGAAAGAGGAGTTAGTGTCAACGCTAAAGATTCAAATGGATATACAGCTCTGCAAAATGCCTTATTTCATGGGAACAGTTGTGTTAAAGTTCTTGTGGAAAAAGGAGCCAATCCAAACAGTGCCAACAGTGTCAACAATGTAGAACGGTCTCTGATAATGCGTCTACCTCTACTCAGCAAAACTGATACAATGCAGGAATTGATAAGTGCCGGCACAGATGTGACAATTATGTCTCTCAATGCTCTTCACTACTCTGTTTTTCTTGGAGATATATTTAGTACAGTCGTTTTGATCAGAAATGGAATTGATGTCAACATTACTGACGTGTCAGGAGCAACTCCTCTTCATTATGTTTGTGAAAATAAccaaaaaactaaatttttaaaagaactGATCACTTCAAGGGACAATAACATCTGCATCAATTACAACGCTGAAGACTGTGCTAAGGAACTGCTTGCAAATGGGGCAGATGTAAATCGCAAAGACAATAAGGGATGTTCACCATTACATTTCGCTTGCAGACATGGAGAAAACGATTTAGTAAGATTGTTCATTGAACATGGAGCCGACGTTAATGCCTCGACCAATGAAAAAATTACTGCTCTCCATGTGTGTTATGCTAGTGACAATCCAGAAGGTGGAGACATTCTTTTGGAAAACGGTGCCGACTTGAATGCTATAGACGCGTGGGGAAGAACTCCACTTTCATATGTCATGGACCAGATTCATGCTAAAggatttgacaatttgaccTTGTTGCACAAATTGGTCAGGTTGGGAGCAAATATTGATTCACCAGATCAGGGCGGTTTTACGTTATTACACAAAGCTTGCAAAGAAGGAAATTCAGAATTGGTCAATTACTTGCTAAGCAACGGAGCCAACATTGAGGCAGAAACAAATCAAGGTTCAACTCCAATTTTCTACGCGTGCGATGGACTTCAGAAAGAAATTGTTACAACATTAGCTAGAAAATGTGAAGTAAATATTCAGAACATTGATGGAAATGCTCTACTGCAATTTGCGGATCTAAAGGATGATGAACCTATCATGAAACTATTGCTGAAAGCCGGTAGTGACGCCAACATCCagaacaataacaaatttactGCTCTACATTTGACTCATCAGTTCGGAGAATATATTAATAGTAAGATCCTTTTAAAAGCAGGAACCACAATCAATCAAAAAGGTTGTcatatataa